CGGCGCACCCGCCGACTTCTACCAACAGGTCGCCGACATGTGCCTTCAGCTGGGAACTCGCCTGGTCCTGGACACCTCCGGCGGCGGACTCCGGCACGTCTCCTCCGGGGTGTTTCTCCTCAAGGCCAGCGTGCGGGAACTGCGCGAATGTATGGGGCGGGCACTGGCCACGGAAGCCGAGCAATTGGCCGCCGCCCACGAGCTCGTTGACAGCGGCCGGGCGGAAGTGGTCCTGGTGTCCCTGGGCTCGCAGGGCGCGCTGCTCGCGACACGACATGCGAGTCAACGCTTTTCGGCGATCCCCATGCCCGAAGGGAGTGGGGTCGGAGCGGGCGACGCGATGGTGGCCGCCCTCACCGTGGGACTCAGCCGCGGGTGGACCCTGGTCAAGTCCGTCGGCTACGGGATCGCCGCGGGGGCAGCGATGTTGACGACGCCCGGCACGGCGGCCTGTGAACGCGCGGACGTGGACAAGTTGTTCGAGCTCGCCGGCGAACCGACCGACCTCACCGGCGCGCCGGGGACGAACGGCATCGCAGGAGAGGGCTAACGACCCCTTCGCGCCACCCCGAGGCCCAATAGCCTTGAACCAGTGAACCAGTCAGGAGCCGAAATGAGTGAGCTGGACGCCAAGTCGGTGGTCGTGGGCGTCAACGGCTCGGCGGCCGCGGTCAACGCCGCGAAGTGGGCGGTCGACGAGGCGATCGGCCGTCAGCTGCCGTTGCGCCTCGTCTATGTCACCGCCCGCCCGCACGATGCGGCCACCCCGCCGTCCGACTGGGAGATCGAGCGCGGCGAAATGGCGCTGTCGCAGGCGCAGAGTGCGGTGCTGAGCGAACGCAAGCCCGTCGAGATCGAGACCGCGATCCTC
This genomic window from Mycobacterium saskatchewanense contains:
- a CDS encoding 1-phosphofructokinase family hexose kinase, with amino-acid sequence MMQTPAIPGRSQIVTLTMNPALDITTSVEVVRPTDKLRCDPPRYDPGGGGVNVARIAHILGASVTAVIPAGGPTGEVVLLLLRDAGVPFRHVAIAAATRESFTVNETGSGRQYRFVLPGPQLTFAEQEGCLDELRAVAESADFVVASGSLPPGAPADFYQQVADMCLQLGTRLVLDTSGGGLRHVSSGVFLLKASVRELRECMGRALATEAEQLAAAHELVDSGRAEVVLVSLGSQGALLATRHASQRFSAIPMPEGSGVGAGDAMVAALTVGLSRGWTLVKSVGYGIAAGAAMLTTPGTAACERADVDKLFELAGEPTDLTGAPGTNGIAGEG